From the Geotrypetes seraphini chromosome 8, aGeoSer1.1, whole genome shotgun sequence genome, the window CACCCCTCACGAGGGCAATTTCCACAATGTATTTATCTGGGCAAATGATTATTTGACATGTTCCCTCTCTCCCTATCAGTAAACATAGGcgttgatgctttttttttttttccagtaaatATAATAATCAAGAGTGGACCTTATTGTTCTGCTTTAGCTGTAGCTGCTTTTCGAGCCCCTCCCCATACACACAAAAGCTGCCACCCAAAGCAACCACTGGGAGAAAGGTTAGTTAAgtattaagctgcagtaaaaaccaGGCTTTATActgacaattggaatgagcttccagtgcaggtgatcgaagccagcagcgtggcagattttaaaaacagatgggatgcccaggtcggatctctaggagggtagagttaaggggatgggtcatcagagcacaatatctcaaagggtagctaagagggagggtcaatagagtgggcagacttgatgggccttggcccttttctgccgttacttttctatgtttctatgtaatttctACAGCGGTGACTAACCTGTGTTATCTCAGTATTGCAGGTCATTCACTCTCCCAGTAAAAGAATAACGTTGCTTTTGATCAACGTCACATTTTAAAGGAGCTAGctcagaggtgggcaactccggtccttgagggccagaatccagtcgggttttcaggatttccccaatgaatatgcatgagatctatttgcatgcactgctttcagtgtatgctaatagatctcatgcatattcagtggggaattcctgaaaacctgactggattgcggccctcgaggagggattttgacacccctgcagtaaaaGAATAATGTTGCTTTTGATCAACGTCACATTTTAAAGGAGCTAGctcagaggtgggcaactccggtccgcgagggccagaatccagtcgggttttcaggatttccccaatgaatatgcatgagatctatttgcatgcactgctttcagtgtatgctaataggtctcatgcatattcagtggggaactcctgaaaacctgactggattgcggccctcgaggagggattttgacacccctgcagtaaaaGAATAACGTTGCTTTTGATCAACGTCACGTTTTAAAGGagctagcccaggggtgggcaactctggtctgcgagggccgaaatccagtcgggttttcaggatttcccaaaggactatgcattgaaagcagtgcatgcaaatagatctcatgcatagtcattggggaagtcctgaaaacccgactggattccggccctcaagcaccggagttgcccatccctgagtTAGCCGATAATGGTTGAACTGCCTCTTCCTTCAATGCTCACTAGCAATACCCCCTTCCTGCCCAATGCCTTACCCCTTCATTCTCCCTGTCAATGTCCCCAATGGGTCCCCTTTCAACATACTTTCCAAAGACTTCCCTTTTCCATTTCCCCGATGGCTTCCCTTTCAGCAtattccccctgaaggccccctTTTACCCAAACTCTCTatgccctccctttccccctaAGTCCCCCAGACCTCGCATGAAAAATCCATGGGGTCTACTTGGTTGAAAATGGCATTGacaacccctagtggtagtctcattgTATTACTGCTGGGTGATCAAGCTGCCATATAAGGATAAAAGGTCTACCTTGAAAAATCTATGGGTTTTAGTAGGGCCACCGCCATTTTGAACCTGGTGCCAACAGGTGTGTGAATGGCCTAATAGTTCTCCTGTCCTTACCCCCATTAGACCCTATGGATTTTTCAAGGTAGGTTTGGAGGTCCCATAGGAGAGTAGGGGGAATCATAGGAAGGGGAAGCTTTCATCTGCACTGCCTAGCCATTTTAAGAAGTGGAAATGCCAGCTTTTTGCTAGCGTCCTTTTTCCAGGAATAACGCGACTTTTGTTATTCAAATTGCATAGAAATGAGGTGCTTCACTTTGTATACTGTGGTATCTTAGTGTACATTAAAGTAATATAACACATGTTCTTGCCATTTAACATGTGTTAAAGGAGAACATAATATGAGGTATGGCAATGACTCACCTTAATAAAtaaccccccaatcccacccccgcACCAGGCTACTTAATGATTTAGCGTGCAACAAGCAGGAAAAGCCCACCTACGACAAAGAATCCAAGTAAGCAAATGGTAGAGGGATAGAGATGTTCCCCCAGGGATATTTTACTGAAAATGTATCAATTTGACTCAACACGGACAGTGTTACGGTGTTCAAAATACCTCTTCTGCAAACATAACCTTAAAAACACATTAAATCCATTGTCCACAAATACACAATTTAAATATATGACCGAAACACTGGCCGTGTTGAGTCAAATTGatcaattttcaataaaatatccCAGTGGAAGCTTCTCTATCCCCCCTATTATTTGCTTGCTTGATTAAGCCAGCCTTGTCCAGACCCActggagcaggggtgcccacactttttgggcttgcgagctacttttaaaatgaccaagtcaaaatgatctaccaacaataaaaaaaatttttaaaaaacacaaagcagatcgtacgcagagaaaatgttaattatcatttatattccggggggttttcaaagaggtcaaggcagatgacctcagtaacaaccatataaaaataaacaaatatacccccttcccttttcactaaaccacaatagcagttttaagcgcagggagctgcgctgaatgcccagcgctgctctcgacgctcataggctctctgcgctaaaaactgctattgcgatttagtaaaagggaggccatagtgcaaaatatagacagcagttataaattcagacacattttgatcactaaattgaaaataaaatcatttttcctacctttattgtctggtgatttcatgagtctctggttgcactttcttcttctgactgtgaatccaatatttattcccttctttcagcctgtatgcttcctctcctccagacctcattccctcccccaattttttcttcctctctccttgccctttctttctttctctcttcatgccccctttctttttttctgtttcccttctttccttctgtctccctgcctgccccctttctttctttctttctttcttcatgccctcccccaagccactgttgccgccatcagggaacaggccccagagctgccgctgccccaagctctccctgcgtcgggccaaccagcattcctctccccaatgtcaattctgccattggagaggaagttccggcccagccaggcagcgattggctgacctgaacttcctctccaacggcagaattgacgtcagggagaagaaggctgatcggcccggtaaaTCGCCAatgcaaagtgagtctatcacggagcccgggatggactccgcgatcgactcactttgccttggcgatctaccggtcgatcgcgatcgacctattgggcacccctgcactggAGCATTCTGAGGACCTGACATCCAATATTCTGCATGTGGAGGGTGACCACAGAGTTTAAAATTAAAAGGAGCAGGCTAATTTAAAGACTGGATCTCCTCCTGTACGCAGGGAACTGTGGTCTCTCTCGATCTTCCTAAGAGCAGGGCTTCTCCACCCATGCTGTGGCATAAAACCAGAATGAAACAACCTGCTTTTGTTGAGTTACCTGGTCACCTAACTCAGTGGTTCTGAGCTCAGCCCTCAGGGCACAGCCAACctattgggttttcaagatatccataatgaatatgcatgagagaaatttgtgtGCCCTGCTTGATTTCTATGTAAATCTTTGTAGATATTTCAAACTGACTGGGTGTGCCTGAGAACCCCTGCCTAAGACTAAGGGAGATTTCATTCTTTGATTGGGTTCTACTGAAACAGGGTAAAGAAATTATCTTTTTATGTGGTGTGATTTTGTGCATTGCAGGCAGGGTAGAGAATAATTACATCTGATGATACAAATCCATCTGTGTCCTGCATTGTATTGTCACATACAGTATCAACCACCGAATTATGGGTTCCACCTGCAATCCTCAGCACCTTCCTGCACCAGAAGAGCTTGTTTATCAATTCATGCCTCATGTCCTTGGTCCTCAGAGCATATATGACAGGATTGATCATGGAGTTCACCAGGCAGAGGGTGCTGCAGAAAGCGAACACCCTCTTGACGTCATCGTTCAAGACAGTAAACAGGCTGTAGATCATGAAGAAGAGAACCGGAGACCAGCAGGTCACGAGCACAGTCTGCACGAGCACCAGGGTTTTAGCAAGCATAATGTCCATCCGCATTTTGGCTTTCCCAGGCTGCACTTGATAGCTCTTCATGCCCTGCTGGTGCTTGCGAGCCTTCCAGAAGACATAGATATAAGCGTAGAAGATAGCCAAGAGCAAAATCAACACCACGCAGATCCATGTGCATAAATAGTCTTTATCAATGAGGGGGAAGAGCTCTGAACACTTGGATTTCAATGCGCAACAATTCCAGCCCATTAAAGGAAGATAAGCAATGATTAGAGTAATTGCCCAGAGCACAACCAAGGCTAGTATAGCCCTTCGCTGGGTCACAGTACTCTTATATGCTGAAGGCTTATGGATGCAAATATATCGGTCAAAAGCAGTCAGCAATAAACTGCCGAGGGAGGCAGTAAAGGAAGTAATGACGCCCCCCAACTTAAACAAGAAGAGGCTGGAAGAGTCTGGTTTTTTAAAGACATGAAAATCCACAAAGCTGTACACAAAAATCACACTGGCCAAGAGGTCGGCCAGTGCCAGGCTGCTGATGAAGAGGTAGGAGGGCTTCTTCCTGAGATGTGATGAGGTAAAAATCAGGAACAACACCAGCGAATTCTCCAGAATGCAAAAAGCTCCCAGGGTGAAACACAGCACAGCTACGGCAATCTCCTGTGAGATGGTCAGGACCATGTACGAGTCCACATTGACAAAGTGACCACACTCAGACGTGTTCCCCTGTGTTTGATTCATCTTCCCATTATAATCCCCAAAGCGCTTTTGTAAAATCACGCTAAGTGTCTCTGGAGTTCTCCACCTTCTGACAGGCCCTAAGGGAGAGACAAAAAAGAATGTGAAAGCTTTCATAAACTGTTATACTCGGGGAAATCAGGTGAACGGGCAAAATTGGTTTCCAAAGCACACCATGGTATAGCTGTTAAGGAAGACCCCCATGCTAGATTTGGCAAACCTTCTTTTGGTCTTTTTGCCAGttgtgggacacagaccgtagaaATCTGTCTGGCATCAGATAACACACAACACGAAGTATTGAGGACAAGATGTCGGAGAGTCAGCCAAGGGTGTATAGTtcaaaaagtcactttattggtaAATATGTCACAATAACTCAAAGACTTGACACTGGCAGTGTCTCGGCGTACATGCCTTTATGAAGAGTCTAAAAGGACCATgttgaaacaaaataaaatataatgaaaaacatcataaaaacatataccaaacactaaaatcaatagcaacctggatgaaagatcacaaactgaaattgaacccagataaaacgaaattcatcctcctagaaaacaacaaaataccaaccataaccaacattgaaatcaacgcaatcaactaccccatacaaaccttcctaaaactgctaggaataactatcgacagatgctgcaccatgcaaccacaaatcaataaaacaatacaaaagtcattcttagtcatgagaaacttaagacaagttcggaaattcttcgagaaaactcaattccagctcatagttcagtccttaatactaggcctacttgactactgtaatatcctctacctcccatgccctacaaccataacaaaacaactacaaactatccaaaacacagcactaagactcatctactcattaaagaaacatgatcacattacagaagcatatctccaatcgcactggcttccgatcccagtaagaatacaatttaaattctactgcctactatttaagactttatacggagacagtccaaactacctgaataaccgcctcatccacaacaccgcaaccagacataggaaaactcacaccccattctcataccccccaattaaggaggtcaaacggaaaaaactatatgatggcctcctggccactcaagtagagagctgcacgggaacggggacgacgggaatcccgcggacccgcgggcatcccgcgggttccccctttgggtcacggggatcccgtggggacgcccctagggtcgcggggatcccgtggggacgccccctagggtcgcggggatcccgtggggacgcctccgagggttgcggggttcctgcggagctggatgtactcagtcgcgcggctcttctccctaccttctctgcttgcagcacagagccgaacggaagtcttcctgacgtcagcgctgacgtcggaggggagggagggcttaaacaaagccctccctccctccgacgtcagcgctgacttcgggaagacttccgtttggctctgtgctgcaggcagtgcaggtaaggaggagagtagcctcgcggttcgagtggctaccaagagagggggcggtccgccccgccacaccccgccccggttgcagcacagccggccaggtccccttacttttgtggcacttccccgaccgaccgacaacagccccggtccgacaatcctccttgccctgtagccgcgaatctaaattatcttcttacagcagctgtaataaggtaatttagattcgcagttaagggcagggaggtttgtcggaccggggctgttgtcagtcggtcggggaagtgccacaaaagtacggggacctggccggctgtgctgcacccggggcggtagagaaggagtggggagaaggacgctgaaaggccatggggaagacgggaagagggggggaaggactctgaaagcacttgaagacagaggagggagaaggacgttgaaagcacatggggaatacaaaggggtggagaaggacgctgaaaggccatgggaagggcggggggggaaggactctgaaagcacttgtgga encodes:
- the CNR2 gene encoding cannabinoid receptor 2; amino-acid sequence: MNQTQGNTSECGHFVNVDSYMVLTISQEIAVAVLCFTLGAFCILENSLVLFLIFTSSHLRKKPSYLFISSLALADLLASVIFVYSFVDFHVFKKPDSSSLFLFKLGGVITSFTASLGSLLLTAFDRYICIHKPSAYKSTVTQRRAILALVVLWAITLIIAYLPLMGWNCCALKSKCSELFPLIDKDYLCTWICVVLILLLAIFYAYIYVFWKARKHQQGMKSYQVQPGKAKMRMDIMLAKTLVLVQTVLVTCWSPVLFFMIYSLFTVLNDDVKRVFAFCSTLCLVNSMINPVIYALRTKDMRHELINKLFWCRKVLRIAGGTHNSVVDTVCDNTMQDTDGFVSSDVIILYPACNAQNHTT